In a genomic window of Gemmatimonadota bacterium:
- a CDS encoding CcmD family protein: MNEWNYIAAAYLVTWVVLAGYAVYLRRRSRQAAQAFERAEAQAGGET, from the coding sequence ATGAATGAATGGAATTACATTGCCGCAGCCTACCTCGTGACCTGGGTCGTGTTGGCTGGCTACGCGGTCTACCTGCGCCGTCGCAGCCGGCAGGCGGCCCAGGCCTTCGAGCGAGCGGAAGCCCAAGCAGGAGGCGAGACATGA
- a CDS encoding cytochrome c maturation protein CcmE: MSKLPRPGRRAALVGGAVLILGGFGYLLYGGIGENLVYFLTPSELLARGPSAYDSPLRLGGQVVPGSVNWDAEQLDLRFRLSDGSREVVVHSKGAPPQMFRDSMGVIVEGRYTRAAVFESHNLMVKHSNEYRPPPGGEHPAAYYREMFKGQKS, translated from the coding sequence ATGAGCAAGCTTCCACGGCCCGGCCGCCGCGCAGCGTTGGTGGGGGGCGCTGTCCTCATTCTGGGCGGGTTCGGCTACCTGCTGTACGGCGGGATCGGCGAGAACCTGGTCTACTTCCTCACCCCGTCCGAACTGCTCGCGCGCGGCCCCAGCGCCTACGACTCGCCCCTGCGCCTCGGTGGGCAGGTCGTCCCCGGCTCCGTCAATTGGGACGCGGAACAGCTCGATCTGCGCTTCCGCCTCTCCGATGGCAGCCGCGAGGTGGTGGTCCACTCGAAGGGCGCGCCGCCGCAAATGTTCCGCGACAGCATGGGCGTGATCGTCGAGGGCCGCTACACGCGGGCGGCGGTGTTCGAGTCCCACAACCTCATGGTCAAGCATTCGAACGAGTACCGCCCGCCGCCCGGCGGTGAGCATCCGGCGGCGTACTACCGCGAGATGTTCAAGGGGCAGAAGTCGTGA
- the ccsA gene encoding cytochrome c biogenesis protein CcsA: MGHLQKIMYVHVPAAWNAFIAFFVVFLASVAYLWRREERHDLLAASAAEVGAILTALTLTLGSIWGRPTWGVWWTWDPRLTTTAILLVTFVGYLALRAFTDDAERRARWSAAVGILGFLNVPIVYMSVKWWRTLHQEQSSPSTVSTEYAWGLRLNAIAFLLLLVYFVARRYQTARLERAAEARLEELALASGGPDE, from the coding sequence ATGGGGCACCTGCAAAAGATCATGTACGTCCACGTGCCCGCCGCGTGGAACGCATTCATTGCCTTCTTCGTCGTCTTCCTGGCCAGCGTGGCGTATCTCTGGCGCCGCGAGGAACGCCACGACCTGCTGGCGGCCTCGGCCGCCGAGGTGGGCGCCATCCTGACCGCGCTGACCCTGACCTTGGGCTCGATCTGGGGACGGCCGACCTGGGGGGTGTGGTGGACGTGGGATCCGCGACTGACCACCACCGCGATCCTGCTGGTAACCTTCGTCGGCTACCTCGCGCTCCGCGCCTTCACGGACGACGCCGAACGGCGCGCCCGCTGGAGCGCAGCGGTCGGCATTCTCGGGTTCCTGAACGTCCCCATCGTCTACATGTCGGTGAAGTGGTGGCGCACCCTGCATCAGGAGCAGTCCAGCCCGTCTACGGTGAGCACCGAATACGCCTGGGGGCTGCGCCTCAACGCGATCGCGTTCCTGCTGCTCCTCGTCTACTTCGTGGCGCGACGCTACCAGACGGCACGGCTCGAGCGCGCAGCCGAGGCGCGCCTCGAGGAGCTGGCCCTGGCCAGTGGAGGACCTGATGAATGA